In a genomic window of Dyadobacter fermentans DSM 18053:
- a CDS encoding DUF6600 domain-containing protein: MRTLRILGLFILMFVGVSVSNKTEAQPGFRVTFETFYDELAPYGRWVRNPQFGSVWIPDVPRGFQPYSTAGYWEQTEYGNTWVSEYDWGWAPFHYGRWNYDDYYGWFWVPDYEWGPAWVNWRSGGGYYGWAPLGPGVNINVSINIPSFWWVFVPQRYITSPRWHSYCAPARRVSHYYNNTVVINNYYRSDNRTYVFGPRRDEIERVTRRSVPVRTIDASPRGRGRVIIADRGNGNYDYGNRGGRSNGYPRTDRSNRNDDNRIEPGDNSRRGSRNPYDERSSRNDRNRDAAPYGRGNDRIERNRESSPFDNRSEAPNPGRSDRNEAPNRSQRNREYNPGNSPERNREYNPGNAPERANRSEQRIERPNIERPERQERSNRSYEPAPRAERQERNAPEPRSNDRGNRGGDNGGGNRGGDNGNRGGGGGERSGRGPR; the protein is encoded by the coding sequence ATGCGTACACTAAGAATACTCGGCCTGTTCATTTTGATGTTCGTCGGCGTTTCGGTATCCAACAAAACCGAGGCGCAACCCGGGTTCCGGGTCACTTTTGAGACCTTTTACGACGAACTCGCCCCCTATGGCCGCTGGGTGCGTAATCCGCAGTTCGGCTCCGTCTGGATTCCCGATGTGCCAAGGGGTTTTCAACCTTACTCTACCGCCGGTTACTGGGAACAGACCGAGTACGGTAATACCTGGGTTTCGGAATATGACTGGGGCTGGGCGCCGTTCCACTACGGCCGCTGGAACTACGACGATTACTACGGCTGGTTTTGGGTGCCGGACTACGAATGGGGCCCTGCGTGGGTGAACTGGCGCTCGGGTGGCGGCTACTACGGCTGGGCACCGCTGGGACCGGGGGTTAATATCAATGTGTCGATCAACATCCCGTCGTTCTGGTGGGTATTCGTGCCGCAACGTTACATTACCAGCCCTCGCTGGCATTCGTACTGCGCCCCTGCGCGACGTGTGTCGCATTATTATAACAACACGGTGGTGATCAACAACTACTACCGCAGCGACAACCGCACCTATGTGTTCGGCCCGCGCCGCGATGAAATCGAGCGCGTAACCCGCAGAAGCGTACCTGTTCGGACGATCGATGCCAGCCCGAGAGGCAGAGGCCGGGTCATTATCGCGGACCGCGGAAATGGCAATTACGACTACGGTAACCGCGGCGGCCGCAGCAACGGCTACCCGCGCACCGACCGAAGCAACCGCAATGACGACAACCGCATTGAACCGGGCGATAATTCGAGACGTGGCTCGCGCAACCCGTACGACGAGCGCAGCAGCCGCAACGACCGTAACCGCGACGCCGCTCCCTATGGCCGTGGTAACGACCGAATCGAGCGTAACCGTGAATCATCGCCGTTCGATAATCGCAGCGAAGCGCCGAATCCAGGCCGCAGTGACCGCAACGAAGCACCTAACCGCTCGCAACGTAACCGCGAATACAATCCGGGCAACAGCCCCGAACGAAACCGCGAATACAACCCGGGTAATGCGCCTGAACGTGCCAACCGTTCGGAACAACGGATAGAACGCCCGAACATCGAGCGGCCGGAACGCCAGGAGCGCAGCAACCGCTCCTATGAACCCGCGCCGCGGGCAGAGCGCCAGGAAAGAAACGCCCCCGAACCGCGCAGCAACGACCGCGGTAACCGAGGCGGCGATAATGGCGGAGGCAACCGCGGCGGCGACAATGGTAACCGCGGAGGCGGTGGCGGCGAGCGCAGCGGCAGAGGTCCGAGATAA
- a CDS encoding GntR family transcriptional regulator, whose translation MEIQFDIEFKESAPKYMQIIKSLLQAISKGKLKRGDKIPSINQLSEEYLLSRDTVEKAYKHLIKDGVLISVRGKGYFINRVDIETSVRILLVFNKISNYKKQVYNAFVENIGRNVNVDLHIHHSNTNIFKNLIKNSLGEYDYYVIMPHFYEKMEEAIETLKMIPPEKLILLDKDIEFTTKKHSSVYQNFEKDIVHALNEAVDLLKVYKKLVLIFPTMIRYPKEILKGFRIFCIQHEFEHEIMYDFHENSAAVKDTAYVVVEENDLVNLIKKSKEQQLVIGKDIGIISYNETPLKEILLDGITTISTDHEQMGKTAAEIIKDGKRALIKNPFTLIKRKSL comes from the coding sequence ATGGAAATACAATTTGACATTGAGTTCAAGGAGAGTGCACCCAAGTACATGCAGATTATCAAATCGCTCTTGCAGGCGATTAGTAAAGGAAAGCTGAAACGCGGCGATAAGATCCCTTCCATTAACCAGCTGAGTGAGGAGTATCTGCTTTCCCGTGATACCGTCGAAAAGGCCTACAAGCACCTCATCAAGGACGGCGTGCTGATTTCAGTCCGCGGTAAGGGCTATTTTATCAACCGCGTGGATATTGAAACATCGGTACGTATCCTGCTGGTTTTCAACAAAATAAGTAACTACAAAAAACAGGTTTACAATGCATTCGTCGAGAATATCGGCCGTAATGTAAATGTGGACCTCCATATTCATCATTCGAATACCAACATTTTCAAAAACCTGATCAAAAACAGCCTCGGTGAATACGATTACTATGTGATCATGCCGCACTTCTACGAGAAAATGGAAGAGGCGATCGAGACATTGAAAATGATCCCGCCGGAGAAGCTGATCCTGCTCGATAAGGACATTGAATTCACGACCAAAAAGCATTCATCGGTTTACCAGAACTTTGAAAAGGACATTGTGCACGCGCTGAACGAGGCGGTGGATTTGCTGAAAGTGTACAAAAAACTGGTCCTCATTTTCCCGACAATGATCCGCTATCCGAAAGAAATCCTCAAAGGTTTCCGGATTTTCTGCATTCAGCACGAGTTTGAACACGAAATCATGTACGATTTCCATGAAAACAGCGCGGCGGTGAAGGATACGGCTTATGTGGTGGTCGAGGAAAACGACCTGGTGAACCTGATCAAGAAGAGTAAGGAGCAGCAACTGGTTATCGGAAAGGACATTGGCATTATTTCCTACAACGAAACGCCCCTGAAAGAAATACTGCTCGACGGTATTACGACTATTTCAACCGACCACGAGCAAATGGGCAAAACGGCCGCAGAAATCATCAAGGACGGAAAAAGGGCATTGATCAAGAACCCGTTTACGCTGATCAAACGGAAATCGCTTTGA
- a CDS encoding sugar isomerase, which yields MKIEQYQIDQHNDSLFSRHNNQYIFLQEQLGEQGIHAKDIVKQLEAFQVAIPSWALGTGGTRFGRFSGVGEPRSLEEKIEDVGLLHALNRSSGSISLHIPWDIPGQAQPIIDLATSLDLKFDAVNSNTFQDQKDQELSYKFGSLSHVDANVRKQAVEHNIEVIKHGVNLGSKALSIWLSDGSCFPGQSNFVRAFQNTLESLQEIYAALPDDWKVFVEYKAYEPNFYSTVIQDWGSSLLFCQKLGPKADVLVDLGHHLPNANIEQIVATLMMEGRLAGFHFNDSKYGDDDLTVGAIRPYQLFLIFVELVEGMKRANRAADTYAWMIDASHNVKDPLEDLLQSVEAILIAQAQALLVDRKKLEQARNENDVVLAQQILQNAFRTDVRPLVREAMRLSGGSLDPIGLYRHLGVRNELLNERGKLTVATGL from the coding sequence ATGAAAATCGAACAATATCAAATCGACCAGCACAACGACAGCCTCTTTTCGCGGCATAACAACCAGTACATCTTCCTGCAAGAGCAGTTGGGCGAGCAGGGCATTCATGCCAAAGACATTGTAAAGCAGCTTGAAGCATTTCAGGTGGCGATCCCGAGTTGGGCATTGGGCACCGGCGGCACGCGCTTCGGCCGTTTTTCAGGTGTAGGCGAGCCGCGTTCGTTGGAAGAAAAAATCGAAGATGTGGGCCTGCTGCACGCATTGAACCGTTCAAGCGGCTCTATCTCACTGCACATTCCTTGGGACATTCCCGGCCAGGCTCAGCCCATTATCGACCTCGCCACCTCGCTGGACCTGAAATTCGACGCCGTTAATTCCAACACATTCCAGGACCAGAAAGACCAGGAGCTTTCTTACAAATTCGGCTCGCTCTCGCATGTGGACGCCAACGTGCGCAAGCAGGCGGTGGAGCATAATATCGAAGTGATCAAGCACGGCGTGAACCTGGGTTCCAAAGCCTTGTCGATCTGGCTTTCCGACGGCTCCTGCTTCCCCGGCCAGTCGAATTTTGTAAGAGCATTCCAGAACACGCTCGAATCTTTGCAGGAAATCTACGCCGCATTGCCCGACGACTGGAAGGTTTTCGTAGAATACAAAGCCTACGAGCCGAATTTCTATTCAACCGTCATTCAAGACTGGGGCAGCTCGCTGCTTTTCTGCCAGAAACTCGGCCCGAAAGCGGATGTACTCGTGGATCTGGGCCACCATTTGCCGAATGCGAACATCGAGCAGATCGTAGCGACATTGATGATGGAAGGCCGCCTCGCAGGTTTCCATTTCAATGATTCAAAGTATGGTGACGATGATCTAACGGTAGGCGCCATTCGGCCTTACCAGCTCTTCCTGATCTTCGTGGAGCTCGTGGAAGGCATGAAACGCGCCAACCGCGCCGCCGATACTTACGCATGGATGATCGATGCGAGCCATAATGTGAAAGATCCGCTGGAAGATTTGCTGCAATCGGTGGAAGCGATATTGATCGCGCAAGCCCAGGCATTGCTCGTCGATCGCAAGAAACTGGAACAGGCCCGCAACGAAAACGACGTGGTATTGGCCCAGCAAATCCTGCAAAACGCATTCCGCACCGACGTGCGCCCGCTCGTGCGCGAGGCTATGCGCCTGAGCGGCGGCTCCCTCGACCCGATTGGTTTGTACCGCCACCTGGGTGTGCGCAACGAGCTGCTCAACGAGCGCGGGAAGTTGACGGTCGCGACAGGACTTTAA
- the arfB gene encoding alternative ribosome rescue aminoacyl-tRNA hydrolase ArfB, which produces MIDPEILHAELVFQTARSGGKGGQNVNKVETKVELRFDIPNSQFLTGEDKQKLTEKLSNRLTNGKVLVLYHQTERSQLANKEKVVEKFDRLIRQALIVEKDRKATRPTLASKLERLKAKQRNAAIKSMRRKPFEE; this is translated from the coding sequence ATGATCGATCCTGAAATCCTGCATGCCGAACTGGTGTTCCAGACAGCCCGGAGCGGTGGGAAGGGAGGGCAGAATGTGAATAAGGTAGAAACAAAGGTAGAACTGCGTTTTGACATTCCGAACTCGCAATTCCTGACCGGCGAGGACAAGCAAAAGCTGACCGAAAAATTATCCAACCGATTAACGAACGGTAAAGTGCTCGTATTATACCACCAGACCGAGCGCTCGCAGCTGGCCAACAAGGAAAAGGTCGTGGAGAAGTTCGACAGGCTTATCCGCCAGGCACTTATTGTTGAAAAAGACCGGAAAGCGACCAGACCTACGTTGGCTTCCAAACTCGAAAGATTGAAGGCCAAGCAGCGCAATGCGGCCATTAAGTCGATGCGCCGCAAACCTTTTGAAGAATAA